The following coding sequences lie in one beta proteobacterium CB genomic window:
- a CDS encoding multi-sensor signal transduction histidine kinase, whose product MKKFAFSIWQLKPVKWLRRIRGFRLVYTPLIAIVLFTVVMGVIMGTLQLQEKSQQEAALFRELSFAKQRIQLRFANNTDVLQSIGRDYLSAGDTAKLKDNVFIQAENLLQSNHEIAQIVWIDQTGQRLWKIPPDNLKTDWFNKANNAVLINQALKKTLELSTATNRPAFSQFITIEVPSDEVVSKEIRNVFWQAVPQLSGSEIKGMVAVLYTTQGLLEMIPGELKGQYRFTLITDDDKVLAISSDKNTPKRAFSNQTSLDIGVLSPNLSLRIDTYPPPTNLTFRMLIGVVLGLSAFVIWSLWSVLKQMQVRQEAEANLRAETSFRSAMENSTPVGIRAHDMNRVITYVNPAFCEMTGWSAEELIGMSPPFAFWPEGQKSELTEKMNKALKLALSQEKKIGIEGSILHRNGSIIQTRTFISPLINEKGKQTGWVTSLIDISEPKKIREELAASQERFITVLEGLDAAVSVVSNETGELLFANRFYRERFGNTPKGHFDLAGSDINQNTMQALNEDSGDTITDGIPPSSLYQDNESEEIQLLDEATGTLRWYEVRRRFVPWVDGHLAQLLIATDITIRIEADDLARQQEERMQFTSRLTTMGEMASSLAHELNQPLAAISNYCMGVAKRLQGHIDPVMQKDILPALEKASDQAHRAGTIIQRIKGFVKRSEPQRKSCDISEIINDAVGLVEIEAHRHRLAIATEISANLPMIDVDPVLILQVLVNLLKNSLDSLREVYPLSSRWSASPVRISADLDTSTFPAMLRIQVTDGGAGIPESVIERMFEPFFSTKNDGMGMGLNICRSVIESHQGRLFAKNQMDAEQTKLAGCTFTVLLPLETPGSKANG is encoded by the coding sequence ATACGGGGTTTTAGACTTGTCTACACACCGCTGATAGCTATTGTGCTTTTCACTGTCGTTATGGGGGTCATTATGGGCACCCTACAACTACAAGAAAAGAGTCAGCAAGAAGCGGCACTATTTAGAGAGCTCTCTTTTGCAAAGCAGCGCATCCAATTACGCTTTGCAAACAACACTGATGTGTTGCAATCCATTGGTCGTGATTATCTCAGTGCTGGCGATACCGCAAAGTTAAAAGATAACGTCTTTATTCAGGCAGAAAATCTTCTGCAAAGTAATCATGAAATAGCGCAAATTGTATGGATAGATCAAACGGGTCAGCGTCTATGGAAAATTCCTCCAGACAACTTAAAGACGGATTGGTTTAACAAAGCAAATAATGCAGTGTTGATAAACCAGGCCCTGAAAAAAACACTTGAGCTAAGCACCGCAACAAATAGACCCGCCTTTAGTCAGTTCATTACCATTGAAGTTCCAAGCGATGAGGTGGTTTCAAAGGAAATTCGTAATGTGTTCTGGCAAGCAGTGCCCCAACTTTCAGGTAGCGAAATTAAAGGTATGGTCGCTGTACTCTACACAACACAGGGACTGCTTGAAATGATCCCGGGTGAGCTCAAGGGCCAATATCGATTTACTTTAATTACTGATGACGATAAGGTTCTGGCAATCTCATCCGATAAAAATACACCAAAGCGCGCTTTCAGCAATCAAACCAGTTTGGATATCGGCGTTCTCAGTCCCAATCTCAGTCTACGCATCGATACCTACCCGCCACCAACGAATTTGACTTTTAGGATGTTAATTGGCGTGGTATTGGGATTGAGTGCATTTGTGATTTGGAGTTTGTGGTCTGTACTCAAGCAAATGCAGGTCAGACAAGAAGCCGAAGCAAATCTTCGCGCCGAAACCAGTTTTCGTAGCGCTATGGAAAACTCGACTCCAGTGGGAATTCGTGCGCATGACATGAATAGAGTGATCACCTACGTCAACCCCGCCTTTTGTGAGATGACTGGTTGGTCAGCAGAAGAGCTCATTGGAATGAGTCCGCCTTTTGCCTTCTGGCCCGAGGGTCAGAAAAGTGAACTCACTGAAAAGATGAATAAGGCTCTCAAGCTAGCGCTGAGCCAAGAAAAGAAGATCGGTATCGAGGGCTCAATCCTCCACCGCAACGGATCCATCATTCAGACACGAACCTTTATTTCTCCTTTGATTAATGAAAAAGGTAAGCAAACAGGTTGGGTTACTTCCTTAATTGATATTTCTGAGCCAAAGAAAATTCGCGAAGAATTAGCCGCCTCCCAAGAGCGTTTCATTACAGTGTTGGAAGGTCTTGATGCAGCAGTTTCTGTAGTGTCAAATGAAACTGGAGAGTTGTTGTTTGCAAATCGCTTTTATCGTGAACGTTTTGGGAATACCCCCAAAGGCCATTTTGATCTAGCTGGCAGCGATATCAATCAGAATACGATGCAAGCCTTGAACGAGGATTCTGGAGACACCATCACCGACGGTATCCCCCCATCTTCCCTATATCAGGATAACGAGTCCGAAGAAATTCAACTACTAGACGAAGCTACTGGAACCTTAAGATGGTATGAAGTCCGTAGACGTTTTGTACCATGGGTAGATGGGCATTTAGCACAACTGCTCATTGCAACGGATATTACGATTCGTATTGAGGCGGATGATTTAGCGCGCCAACAAGAAGAGCGCATGCAATTTACAAGTCGCTTAACCACGATGGGTGAAATGGCCTCTTCGTTGGCTCATGAATTAAACCAACCGCTTGCAGCCATTTCTAACTACTGCATGGGTGTAGCAAAACGTTTGCAGGGTCACATAGATCCAGTCATGCAAAAAGATATTCTTCCAGCGCTAGAGAAAGCATCTGATCAGGCGCATAGAGCAGGAACAATCATTCAGCGCATCAAAGGTTTTGTGAAACGCAGCGAACCACAAAGAAAATCCTGCGATATCAGCGAAATTATTAATGATGCTGTTGGATTGGTGGAAATTGAAGCCCACCGCCATAGATTGGCTATCGCTACTGAAATTTCTGCAAATCTTCCAATGATTGACGTTGATCCAGTCTTAATTCTGCAGGTCTTGGTCAATCTCCTGAAGAACTCCTTGGATAGCTTGAGAGAGGTTTACCCTCTTTCCTCTCGATGGTCGGCTTCGCCAGTGCGGATTTCAGCTGATCTCGATACCAGCACCTTTCCCGCTATGCTACGTATTCAGGTAACTGATGGGGGTGCCGGAATCCCAGAATCCGTCATTGAACGCATGTTTGAGCCCTTTTTTAGCACTAAAAATGATGGTATGGGCATGGGCTTGAACATTTGTCGATCGGTTATAGAGTCCCATCAGGGCCGTCTTTTTGCAAAAAATCAGATGGATGCAGAACAGACAAAGCTAGCGGGCTGCACCTTTACAGTACTATTACCCCTAGAGACTCCGGGCTCTAAGGCCAATGGTTAA
- a CDS encoding response regulator receiver protein, translated as MNISASTKPNQAEVVYVVDDDEAVRDSLTWLLESNGYVVRCHASAERFLQSLQSTDKSTISCAILDVRMSGMSGLELQERLISENLPMPVAFITGHGDVSMAVSTMKRGAVDFIEKPFKENDLCGLVDRMLAKARIDYSQASQRKITQSLLSKLTGRERQVLERIVAGRLNKQIADDLGISIKTVEAHRANIMEKLNVNTVADLLRLALSDPQPN; from the coding sequence ATGAACATCAGTGCTAGCACCAAACCCAATCAAGCTGAAGTGGTTTATGTTGTAGATGACGACGAGGCAGTGCGTGACTCCCTCACCTGGCTCCTAGAAAGCAACGGTTATGTTGTGCGTTGTCATGCAAGTGCCGAGCGTTTCTTGCAGTCGCTCCAGAGTACGGATAAATCGACTATCTCTTGTGCAATCTTGGATGTCCGCATGTCTGGCATGTCAGGCCTTGAATTGCAAGAACGTTTAATTAGTGAAAATCTGCCAATGCCAGTTGCCTTTATTACAGGTCATGGTGATGTCTCAATGGCAGTCTCCACCATGAAGCGTGGTGCAGTTGATTTCATTGAAAAGCCTTTCAAAGAAAATGATCTTTGTGGCCTGGTGGATCGTATGCTCGCCAAAGCACGTATTGATTACTCACAAGCGAGCCAGCGCAAAATCACCCAGAGTCTCTTGAGCAAATTGACTGGACGTGAACGCCAAGTACTGGAGCGTATTGTTGCCGGTCGCTTAAATAAGCAAATTGCAGATGACCTTGGTATCTCCATCAAAACAGTTGAAGCGCACCGCGCCAATATTATGGAAAAGCTCAACGTGAATACCGTTGCAGACCTTCTCCGTTTAGCACTCTCCGATCCACAACCCAATTAA
- a CDS encoding Methenyltetrahydrofolate cyclohydrolase: MPAQLLDGVALSKKLRTEIAARGAIVTAKGVRPGLAVIVVGENPASQVYVRNKVKACEDVGFHSVLERYSAELGEEELLARIATLNADPAIHGILVQLPLPEHIAAERVLEAIAPEKDVDGFHVANAGALMVGQPEFKPCTPYGCMKILESIEYPIRGARAVIVGASNIVGKPMAMLLLQAGATVTICNSKTRDLAHHTKDADILVVATGKPKMITGDMVKNGAVVIDVGINRMPDGKLCGDVDFDAAQYVAGWITPVPGGVGPMTITMLLMNTLEAAEKAAKPSN; the protein is encoded by the coding sequence ATGCCTGCACAGTTACTCGATGGCGTTGCCCTATCTAAGAAATTACGTACTGAAATTGCTGCTCGCGGAGCAATCGTTACCGCTAAAGGTGTAAGGCCTGGCCTGGCTGTCATCGTAGTTGGTGAAAATCCCGCCAGCCAAGTTTATGTCCGAAATAAAGTGAAAGCCTGCGAGGATGTTGGCTTTCATTCTGTATTGGAGCGCTATTCCGCTGAATTAGGTGAAGAAGAGTTACTTGCTCGTATTGCCACACTCAATGCTGACCCCGCTATTCATGGAATTTTGGTTCAACTTCCACTTCCCGAGCACATTGCAGCCGAGCGAGTGCTTGAAGCAATTGCCCCAGAAAAAGATGTGGATGGTTTTCATGTAGCTAACGCTGGCGCATTAATGGTGGGCCAACCTGAATTCAAGCCTTGTACGCCTTATGGTTGCATGAAGATCCTGGAGAGCATTGAGTACCCTATCCGTGGAGCACGTGCGGTGATCGTAGGTGCTTCTAATATTGTGGGCAAGCCTATGGCCATGCTTTTGCTACAAGCGGGCGCAACAGTCACTATCTGTAATAGCAAAACCCGCGACTTAGCGCATCACACTAAGGATGCTGATATTTTGGTTGTGGCTACCGGTAAACCCAAAATGATTACTGGTGACATGGTAAAAAATGGAGCTGTTGTTATTGACGTTGGCATTAATCGCATGCCTGATGGAAAGCTCTGTGGCGACGTAGATTTTGATGCCGCTCAGTATGTTGCTGGCTGGATTACGCCTGTGCCAGGCGGTGTCGGACCCATGACCATTACGATGCTTCTCATGAACACCCTAGAAGCAGCAGAGAAGGCGGCAAAGCCGTCTAACTAG
- a CDS encoding Oligopeptidase A gives MTTSTFPLPSAELQQNPLIAFGRGICAYSEVKPSDIAPAIDFLLERAQHAVDHAVAPATPSNWNDLVEPLEDATESLSRSWGVVSHLNSVADTPELRAAYGEMMPKVTAFFSSLGQNLALYQKFKELSQSPDFSKLHSAQKKVIENSLRDFRLGGAELPDSQKPRFSQIQDEQALLGKAFSDHALDSTDNFVHLISDKAELAGLPEDAIAAAADLAQQKQLQGWAFSLHFPSYYPVMQYSENRSLRRLMYEAYVTRASELAPQYAQGKLEWDNTQNMLEQLKLRDEEARMLGFNNYAALSLAPKMANSVEEVDTFLTNFAQKSKPFALKDWEELTEFAKSELAIVDGLEPWDIAFASEKLKQERYAFSENELKQYFPLPKVLEGLFGVIQTLFGVKIEKANLPTWHADVQSFEVNNASGNTAAYFYLDPYARSGKRGGAWMDDARGRRELPSGEIQIPVAYLVCNFAAPVKVNGVLRQPTITHDDVITLFHESGHGLHHLLTQVSALGVSGINGVEWDAVELPSQFMENFCWEWEVLEKMTTHAETGKPLPRELYEKILAAKNFQNGYMTLRQVVMSLTDWRLHASFDPESAKGQAVLDLSRSIADQFNVIPQAPISRWINTFSHIFAGGYAAGYYSYKWAEVLSADVYSAFEEAAKLTGSVLDEKTGARYRKEILEVGGSRPAAESFKAFRGREPSIDALLRHGGLVTQ, from the coding sequence ATGACTACATCAACATTCCCACTACCTTCTGCTGAGCTCCAACAAAATCCCCTAATTGCATTTGGAAGAGGCATTTGTGCCTATTCCGAGGTAAAGCCCTCGGACATTGCCCCTGCAATTGACTTTCTACTGGAGCGAGCTCAACACGCAGTGGATCATGCGGTTGCTCCAGCCACACCAAGCAACTGGAATGATTTGGTGGAACCCCTTGAGGATGCTACAGAGTCTTTAAGCAGATCTTGGGGCGTGGTCTCACATCTCAATAGCGTTGCAGATACTCCGGAGCTCAGAGCGGCCTATGGCGAGATGATGCCAAAAGTCACTGCGTTCTTTTCAAGCTTAGGTCAAAACTTAGCGCTCTATCAAAAGTTCAAAGAGCTTAGCCAAAGCCCTGACTTTTCTAAACTACATTCTGCCCAGAAAAAAGTAATTGAAAACTCATTAAGGGATTTCCGGCTTGGTGGCGCAGAACTGCCAGACTCACAAAAACCTCGTTTCTCACAGATCCAGGATGAGCAGGCGCTCTTAGGCAAAGCATTTTCTGATCATGCTTTAGATTCAACAGATAACTTTGTGCATCTCATTAGTGATAAAGCGGAGTTGGCTGGCCTGCCTGAAGATGCAATTGCTGCGGCTGCTGATCTGGCTCAACAGAAGCAACTGCAGGGCTGGGCATTTTCATTACACTTTCCATCCTACTACCCAGTCATGCAGTACTCTGAGAATCGCTCACTGCGTCGCCTGATGTATGAAGCCTATGTGACTCGAGCTTCCGAATTGGCTCCACAGTACGCCCAGGGCAAACTCGAATGGGACAACACACAAAATATGCTCGAGCAACTCAAGCTTCGAGATGAAGAAGCGCGGATGCTGGGCTTCAACAATTATGCCGCACTCAGTTTGGCGCCAAAAATGGCCAATAGCGTTGAGGAGGTTGATACTTTTCTTACCAACTTTGCACAAAAGTCAAAACCGTTTGCACTAAAAGATTGGGAAGAACTTACTGAATTTGCAAAATCTGAACTTGCCATTGTTGATGGCTTGGAACCATGGGATATTGCCTTTGCATCTGAAAAGCTTAAACAAGAACGTTATGCATTTTCTGAAAATGAGCTCAAGCAATATTTCCCGTTGCCAAAAGTATTAGAGGGACTATTTGGGGTGATTCAAACTTTGTTTGGCGTCAAGATTGAAAAAGCTAATCTTCCAACTTGGCATGCGGATGTGCAGTCCTTTGAGGTCAATAACGCCTCAGGCAATACGGCGGCCTATTTTTACTTAGATCCTTACGCCAGATCAGGCAAACGTGGCGGTGCCTGGATGGATGACGCTCGCGGCCGTCGAGAATTGCCCAGTGGCGAAATTCAGATACCCGTAGCGTATTTAGTTTGCAACTTTGCCGCACCCGTGAAAGTAAATGGCGTATTGCGTCAACCTACCATTACCCATGACGATGTCATTACCCTCTTCCACGAGAGCGGTCATGGCTTGCATCACTTATTAACGCAAGTCAGCGCCTTGGGTGTCTCCGGAATTAATGGAGTCGAATGGGATGCAGTTGAGTTGCCAAGTCAGTTCATGGAAAATTTCTGCTGGGAGTGGGAGGTTTTAGAAAAAATGACAACACATGCTGAAACTGGAAAACCACTCCCCCGCGAGTTATATGAAAAAATCCTGGCTGCCAAGAATTTCCAAAATGGCTATATGACACTGCGTCAGGTTGTGATGTCACTAACCGATTGGCGTCTGCATGCTAGCTTTGATCCGGAAAGCGCAAAAGGACAGGCGGTGCTTGATCTATCGAGAAGTATTGCAGATCAATTTAATGTTATCCCTCAAGCACCCATCTCCCGCTGGATCAATACCTTTAGCCACATCTTTGCTGGTGGCTATGCTGCTGGCTATTACAGCTACAAATGGGCTGAGGTACTGTCTGCGGATGTCTACTCCGCTTTTGAGGAAGCCGCAAAACTTACTGGAAGCGTCCTCGATGAAAAAACAGGCGCTCGCTATCGAAAAGAGATTTTAGAGGTTGGAGGTAGCCGGCCTGCTGCTGAGTCATTTAAAGCATTT